In the Catenulispora sp. GP43 genome, one interval contains:
- a CDS encoding IPT/TIG domain-containing protein, translating to MSEHTREPITRGSASVAIPSNTTTTSVTIGGAVASFSGVNDTELVVVTPPGTAGAADIVVGTAGGSATLTGGFTYVAGPGI from the coding sequence GTGAGTGAGCACACCCGGGAGCCCATCACCCGCGGAAGCGCGAGTGTGGCGATCCCAAGCAACACCACCACCACGTCGGTCACCATCGGTGGCGCCGTCGCGTCGTTCTCGGGCGTCAACGACACCGAACTGGTCGTCGTCACCCCGCCCGGGACCGCCGGGGCGGCCGACATCGTGGTCGGCACCGCAGGCGGATCCGCCACGCTCACCGGCGGCTTCACCTACGTGGCCGGCCCCGGCATCTGA
- the pstC gene encoding phosphate ABC transporter permease subunit PstC encodes MTEQFSPPAGRPVDSGWSADGLGTPAAAATHVVDLPPAAGAEPPRAVRLKARGGDRVFLVVLAGSGILVLTIIAVIGGFLGTRASQALHVAGSGFLTTAAWSPGNGSGGASKFGVAGILTGTVLIGLVAIVIAVPLAFGVALYISEYAPPRLKPFFTSLIDLMAAVPSVVYGLWGFLFLEHRAVGVAHWMATYLAWIPGFRVTGARVHDPLAPLTVYTASTFIAGTVVGLMITPIVSSMMRESFSQAPLGEREGAYALGATRWGMIRTVVLPFGRGGVIGGAMLGLGRALGETIAVYMIISLVFRIQPHILQAGASSVAALIAAHYGTATPFELSALMAAGLVLFLLTLVINLAASAIIARSRSGRDSG; translated from the coding sequence ATGACCGAACAGTTCAGCCCGCCTGCCGGCCGGCCCGTGGATAGCGGGTGGTCGGCAGACGGTCTCGGAACACCGGCGGCGGCCGCGACGCACGTCGTCGACCTGCCGCCGGCGGCCGGTGCCGAACCGCCGCGCGCGGTGCGCCTCAAGGCCCGCGGCGGGGACCGGGTCTTCCTCGTGGTGCTGGCCGGCAGCGGCATCCTGGTCCTGACGATCATCGCCGTCATCGGCGGCTTCCTCGGCACCCGGGCGTCGCAGGCGCTGCACGTGGCCGGGTCCGGCTTCCTCACCACCGCGGCCTGGTCGCCGGGCAACGGCAGCGGCGGCGCGTCCAAGTTCGGCGTGGCCGGGATCCTGACCGGGACGGTGCTCATCGGGCTGGTCGCGATCGTGATCGCGGTCCCGCTGGCCTTCGGCGTCGCGCTCTACATCTCCGAGTACGCCCCGCCGCGCCTGAAGCCGTTCTTCACCAGCCTGATCGACCTGATGGCCGCGGTGCCGAGCGTGGTCTACGGGCTGTGGGGCTTCCTGTTCCTGGAACACCGGGCGGTCGGGGTGGCGCACTGGATGGCGACGTATCTGGCCTGGATCCCGGGGTTCCGGGTCACCGGCGCGCGGGTGCACGATCCGCTGGCGCCGCTGACCGTCTACACCGCCTCGACCTTCATCGCCGGGACCGTGGTCGGGCTGATGATCACGCCGATCGTCAGCTCCATGATGCGCGAGTCGTTCTCGCAGGCGCCGCTGGGCGAACGCGAGGGCGCGTACGCGCTGGGCGCGACCAGGTGGGGCATGATCCGCACCGTCGTGCTGCCGTTCGGCCGGGGCGGCGTGATCGGCGGCGCGATGCTGGGCCTGGGCCGCGCGCTCGGCGAGACGATCGCGGTCTACATGATCATCTCGCTGGTGTTCCGGATCCAGCCGCACATCCTGCAGGCCGGTGCCAGCTCGGTGGCGGCGCTGATCGCCGCGCACTACGGCACCGCGACGCCCTTCGAGCTGTCCGCGCTGATGGCCGCCGGGCTCGTGCTGTTCCTCCTCACCCTGGTCATCAACCTGGCGGCGTCGGCGATCATCGCGCGCAGCCGGTCCGGAAGGGACAGCGGCTGA
- a CDS encoding phosphate ABC transporter substrate-binding protein PstS produces the protein MNRLHPRRRRSPRGRVLLLAAALGLLGSQLATPPTAGATQYAPIAGAGSTWAENAVNQWTSDVAQYGMQVSYTGSGSSDGRNQFKADPATVDFAISDIPYGSVDNGTLDVLPDKPFAYMPVVAGGTAFMYHLDIGGHRVTNLRLDGQTIAKIFTGAITTWNDPAIAKTNPGLTLPARQIIPVVRTDGSGTTAQLTAWMAAEYPSLWDSFCSAAGRVVSPHCGSTSFFPPAPAGSAFISQSLDSGVAGYVAQPTSEGAITYTEYSYAIQSGFPVAKMLNADGYYTLPTASNVAVSLTQAQINQDASDPTQYLTEKLSQVYGYSDPRTYPLSSYSYMIVPLSTAPPFNTAKGVTLSAFDYYLLCQGQSTMAPLGYSPLPINLVQAGFNQIKKIPGAVVQNIVISSCNNPTFSTSGVNTLVATAPNPPSCDKAGATQCAADGVTAIPGGGGGSGGGSGGGSSGGSGGGSGGDSGSGSGGTTGGPAGGPTASAGGKANPSAHPSSTSNVITVPLPPSSAPVSLDDADAAAVPVTVGNSLGGSLGAYLATAAAILLLTTVFGPPLVSRLRKGRRS, from the coding sequence ATGAACCGCCTCCACCCGCGGCGCCGTCGATCGCCGCGCGGCAGAGTCCTGCTGCTCGCGGCCGCCCTCGGGCTGCTCGGCTCGCAGCTCGCCACGCCGCCGACCGCCGGGGCGACGCAGTACGCGCCGATCGCCGGCGCCGGATCCACCTGGGCCGAGAACGCGGTCAACCAGTGGACCAGCGACGTCGCCCAGTACGGCATGCAGGTCAGCTACACCGGCTCCGGCTCCTCCGACGGCCGCAACCAGTTCAAGGCGGACCCGGCCACGGTCGACTTCGCGATCTCCGACATCCCCTACGGCTCGGTCGACAACGGCACCCTGGACGTCCTGCCGGACAAGCCGTTCGCCTACATGCCGGTGGTCGCCGGCGGCACGGCGTTCATGTACCACCTGGACATCGGCGGCCACCGCGTGACGAACCTGCGGCTGGACGGCCAGACCATCGCGAAGATCTTCACCGGCGCCATCACCACCTGGAACGACCCGGCGATCGCGAAGACCAACCCGGGTCTGACGCTGCCGGCCCGGCAGATCATCCCGGTCGTGCGCACCGACGGCTCCGGCACGACCGCGCAGCTGACGGCATGGATGGCCGCCGAGTACCCGTCGCTGTGGGACTCGTTCTGCTCCGCGGCGGGCCGCGTGGTCTCCCCGCACTGCGGATCGACCTCGTTCTTCCCGCCGGCGCCGGCCGGATCCGCCTTCATCTCGCAGTCGCTGGACTCCGGCGTCGCCGGCTACGTCGCGCAGCCGACCTCCGAAGGCGCGATCACGTACACCGAGTACTCCTACGCGATCCAGTCCGGCTTCCCGGTCGCGAAGATGCTCAACGCGGACGGCTACTACACGCTGCCGACCGCCTCGAACGTCGCGGTGTCCCTGACGCAGGCCCAGATCAACCAGGACGCCTCGGATCCCACGCAGTACCTGACCGAGAAGCTCTCGCAGGTCTACGGGTACTCCGATCCGCGGACCTACCCGCTGTCCAGCTACAGCTACATGATCGTCCCGCTGTCCACCGCCCCGCCGTTCAACACGGCCAAGGGCGTGACGTTGAGCGCCTTCGACTACTACCTGCTGTGCCAAGGCCAGAGCACGATGGCGCCACTGGGCTACTCGCCACTGCCGATCAACCTCGTGCAGGCCGGCTTCAACCAGATCAAGAAGATCCCCGGCGCGGTCGTGCAGAACATCGTGATCTCCTCCTGCAACAACCCCACGTTCTCCACCAGCGGGGTCAACACCCTGGTGGCGACCGCGCCGAACCCGCCGTCCTGCGACAAGGCCGGCGCCACCCAGTGCGCGGCCGACGGGGTCACCGCGATCCCGGGCGGCGGTGGCGGATCGGGCGGCGGCTCCGGCGGCGGCTCGTCAGGAGGCTCCGGCGGCGGCTCCGGCGGCGATTCCGGGAGCGGCAGCGGCGGAACGACGGGAGGGCCCGCCGGCGGACCGACCGCGAGCGCCGGGGGCAAGGCCAATCCGTCCGCGCACCCGAGCTCGACGAGCAACGTCATCACGGTCCCGCTCCCGCCGAGTTCCGCCCCGGTCTCGCTCGACGACGCCGACGCCGCCGCGGTGCCGGTGACGGTCGGCAACTCGCTGGGCGGCTCGCTCGGCGCCTACCTCGCGACCGCGGCGGCGATTCTGCTTCTCACGACGGTGTTCGGCCCGCCTCTGGTGTCCCGCCTTCGAAAGGGGCGCCGATCATGA
- a CDS encoding Ig-like domain repeat protein → MFSTRFARYAATAVATATAIGAMTVLGTATASAASTGTITFSPSSGADTSVFNVNTSGTCPANDTYIDATISGGTFPANAVAVNKEPVSVLAANGNGYSIAISNNLRQLATNYAVTKLDPNPSGSTPYTIDVQCIPALGNTVGADYSGQLTFTSETAWSSASSTPTATTLGLAPAGPVSFGSQVTLTATVNPAAAGTVTFFDGTTAVNAAPVAVNGGTASYQTSSLAVGTHSITAAFTSTDANFSSSTSAASTYVVNQAGPVSTTTSLVTTPGSAQVQGGNVNLTASVQPAGAAGSITFLDGTTSLGTAAVSNGSAVFNTTTLALGSHNLSASFTPTNTTAYGPSASPAVPFTVTKYVPPTATETITTTVDAGSLNISVPTGQVALPDPVLNSSGTLFTTSGSLETVTVTDNRAGNPGWTASGLATAFSQSGGSVQISAENLGWTPGQPTGSAGQTLTIGPSVAPANGVAASDNGNAGLSQSRTLVSASAGAGLGTAKIGASLALNVPTTTTAGTYQSTLTLTVI, encoded by the coding sequence TTGTTCAGCACCAGGTTCGCCCGCTACGCGGCGACCGCGGTTGCGACCGCCACGGCGATCGGTGCGATGACGGTGCTCGGCACCGCCACCGCCTCGGCCGCCTCCACCGGCACCATCACGTTCTCGCCGAGCTCCGGCGCGGACACGTCGGTCTTCAACGTGAACACCTCGGGCACCTGCCCGGCGAACGACACGTACATCGACGCCACGATCTCCGGTGGCACCTTCCCGGCCAACGCCGTCGCCGTCAACAAGGAGCCGGTCTCCGTGCTCGCGGCGAACGGCAACGGCTACTCGATCGCCATCTCCAACAACCTGCGCCAGCTGGCGACCAACTACGCGGTCACCAAGCTGGACCCGAACCCGTCCGGCTCGACGCCGTACACGATCGACGTCCAGTGCATCCCGGCGCTGGGCAACACGGTCGGCGCGGACTACTCCGGCCAGCTGACCTTCACCAGTGAGACCGCGTGGAGCTCGGCGTCCAGCACGCCGACCGCGACCACGCTGGGCCTGGCCCCGGCCGGCCCGGTGAGCTTCGGCTCGCAGGTCACGCTGACCGCGACGGTCAACCCGGCGGCCGCCGGCACCGTCACGTTCTTCGACGGCACCACCGCCGTCAACGCGGCCCCGGTCGCGGTGAACGGCGGGACGGCCAGCTACCAGACCAGCTCGCTGGCGGTCGGGACGCACTCCATCACCGCCGCGTTCACGTCCACCGACGCGAACTTCTCCAGCTCGACCTCGGCGGCGTCCACGTACGTCGTCAACCAGGCCGGCCCGGTGTCCACCACCACCTCGCTGGTGACCACGCCGGGCTCGGCGCAGGTGCAGGGCGGCAACGTGAACCTGACGGCGAGCGTCCAGCCGGCCGGCGCCGCGGGTTCCATCACCTTCCTGGACGGCACCACCTCGCTCGGCACGGCCGCCGTCAGCAACGGCTCCGCGGTGTTCAACACCACCACCCTGGCGCTGGGCTCGCACAACCTGTCGGCCTCCTTCACGCCCACCAACACGACCGCCTACGGCCCCTCCGCTTCCCCGGCGGTCCCGTTCACGGTCACCAAGTACGTCCCCCCGACCGCGACGGAGACCATCACCACGACGGTCGACGCGGGCTCGCTGAACATCAGCGTGCCGACCGGCCAGGTCGCCCTGCCGGACCCGGTGCTGAACAGCAGCGGCACCCTGTTCACCACCTCCGGCTCGCTGGAGACGGTGACCGTCACGGACAACCGCGCGGGCAACCCCGGCTGGACCGCCTCCGGCCTGGCCACGGCGTTCTCCCAGTCCGGCGGCTCGGTCCAGATCAGCGCGGAGAACCTCGGGTGGACGCCCGGCCAGCCGACCGGCTCGGCGGGCCAGACCCTGACCATCGGCCCGTCCGTCGCCCCGGCGAACGGCGTCGCCGCCTCCGACAACGGCAACGCCGGCCTGTCGCAGTCCCGGACCCTGGTGTCGGCGTCCGCCGGCGCGGGCCTGGGCACCGCGAAGATCGGTGCGTCGCTTGCGCTGAACGTCCCGACCACCACCACGGCCGGTACGTATCAGAGCACGTTGACGCTGACCGTCATCTGA
- a CDS encoding PstA family ABC transporter permease codes for MTTTEVLEAQDAVTTVPPEPPSEYDGPPERVRRVHRLKPDAVFALLGAAAAAISLTVLISHWFAPFSGPLGFVVLCYPLFLACYAVLVWTDESGPILRDRLMAVVTHSIAILVAVVLVLIVGFPIWGGMKSLTHLNFYTQDLRVAGPVQPISIGGLRHAVIGTAEQITITLAITVPLGIACALFMNESPGRLANLVRTVAAAATALPSIVAGLFVFALLILELGLPKSGLAAALALSVMTLPIIIRASDVVLRLVPGHLKEASYALGASRWRTALRVTLPTARSGLATAVILGAARGIGETSPVLLTAGYTQYTNYDPRKGPQTSLPLATFKLVTSGQPNYVTRGYGAAALLMLLVLILFVAARAVGGKGAGQLSRRQLRRRTLASQRVQERFLARRTAFDTTAVGTTAVEPTGLAAIGFDPAPTDRTDPMEPSS; via the coding sequence ATGACGACCACCGAGGTCCTGGAAGCCCAGGACGCTGTGACGACCGTGCCGCCGGAACCGCCGTCGGAGTACGACGGCCCGCCCGAACGCGTCCGCCGCGTCCACCGCCTGAAACCCGACGCGGTGTTCGCCCTCCTCGGCGCGGCCGCCGCGGCCATCAGTCTGACCGTGCTGATCAGCCACTGGTTCGCGCCGTTCTCCGGCCCGCTGGGCTTCGTCGTCCTGTGCTATCCGCTGTTCCTCGCTTGCTATGCCGTCCTGGTCTGGACGGACGAGAGCGGCCCGATCCTGCGCGACCGGCTCATGGCCGTGGTGACGCACTCGATCGCGATCCTGGTGGCCGTCGTCCTCGTCCTGATCGTCGGCTTCCCGATCTGGGGCGGCATGAAGTCCCTGACCCACCTGAACTTCTACACGCAGGACCTGCGCGTGGCCGGCCCGGTCCAGCCGATCTCGATCGGCGGCCTGCGGCACGCCGTGATCGGCACCGCCGAGCAGATCACCATCACCCTGGCCATCACGGTCCCGCTCGGCATCGCCTGCGCCCTGTTCATGAACGAGTCCCCGGGCCGCCTGGCGAACCTGGTGCGCACGGTGGCCGCGGCGGCCACCGCGCTGCCCTCGATCGTCGCCGGCTTGTTCGTCTTCGCGCTGCTCATCCTGGAGCTCGGCCTGCCCAAGTCGGGGCTGGCCGCCGCGCTCGCGCTGAGCGTGATGACGCTGCCGATCATCATCCGCGCCTCCGACGTCGTGCTCCGCCTGGTGCCCGGCCATCTGAAGGAGGCCTCCTACGCCCTGGGCGCCAGCCGCTGGCGGACCGCGCTGCGGGTCACGCTCCCGACGGCGCGGTCGGGACTGGCCACGGCGGTGATCCTGGGTGCGGCCCGCGGCATCGGCGAGACGTCGCCGGTGCTGCTGACCGCCGGATACACGCAATACACGAACTACGACCCGCGCAAGGGCCCGCAGACCTCGCTGCCGCTGGCCACGTTCAAGCTCGTCACCTCCGGCCAGCCGAACTACGTCACCCGCGGATACGGCGCGGCGGCGCTGCTGATGCTGCTGGTGCTCATCCTGTTCGTCGCCGCGCGCGCGGTCGGCGGCAAGGGGGCCGGCCAGCTGAGCCGGCGGCAGCTGCGGCGCCGCACGCTGGCGTCGCAGCGGGTCCAGGAACGCTTCCTGGCACGCCGGACCGCCTTCGACACCACCGCCGTCGGCACCACCGCCGTCGAGCCGACCGGCCTGGCGGCCATCGGCTTCGACCCGGCGCCGACCGACCGGACCGACCCGATGGAGCCATCGTCATGA
- a CDS encoding SMI1/KNR4 family protein — MRRSHGAPKIFGSTGRSGHGFALADPLTEAEVTEAESQFGVEFPAEYREFLLNVSAGGAGPHYGLAILSRGGDSRWDWDCTAADPVKPDRLGQPFGGEPAVAAAISALDAHDAVEPNRTDFPAGGYEAARARWIQDDDALFDELVPLPGVVAVAHHGCGYLDWLAMTGPERGSIWTDGHGNGLYLQRTRSADGRPLGFFTWYMAWLEASEAALQRSGQE, encoded by the coding sequence GTGCGCCGTTCACACGGGGCCCCGAAGATATTCGGCTCCACAGGCCGGTCCGGCCACGGATTCGCGCTCGCCGACCCGCTGACAGAGGCCGAAGTCACCGAGGCCGAGTCGCAGTTCGGCGTGGAGTTCCCGGCCGAGTACCGCGAGTTCCTCCTGAATGTCTCCGCCGGCGGAGCCGGACCGCACTACGGCCTGGCAATCCTTTCCCGCGGCGGGGATTCACGCTGGGACTGGGACTGCACGGCCGCCGATCCGGTCAAACCGGACCGGCTCGGGCAGCCGTTCGGCGGCGAGCCGGCCGTCGCCGCGGCGATCTCGGCACTGGACGCGCACGACGCCGTCGAACCGAACCGGACCGACTTCCCGGCCGGCGGCTACGAAGCGGCCCGCGCGCGCTGGATCCAGGACGACGACGCGCTGTTCGACGAACTGGTCCCGCTCCCCGGCGTGGTCGCCGTCGCCCACCACGGCTGCGGATATCTGGACTGGCTGGCCATGACCGGCCCCGAGCGGGGGAGCATCTGGACCGACGGCCACGGCAACGGGCTGTATCTCCAACGGACCCGTTCCGCCGACGGTCGGCCATTGGGCTTCTTCACTTGGTATATGGCCTGGCTGGAAGCGTCGGAAGCCGCGCTCCAGCGGTCCGGGCAAGAGTGA